From a single Nymphaea colorata isolate Beijing-Zhang1983 chromosome 4, ASM883128v2, whole genome shotgun sequence genomic region:
- the LOC116252586 gene encoding uncharacterized protein LOC116252586, which produces MAHSMADATVLAWCSARATLARIAAGSASIIPPNESSDTLSYSNTNFFGLLNSDDYGTWYWTNGKVTDTTAFNAKLGSLLKDLTSQSTTGPSRFMFAMGSIPYTDLQTINGLVQCTGDTSLTDCKQCLNSTRSKIPTTCKDAHGCEIATGSCRVSFEESRCDGWSNTRLGYCQSATDDFALKNKLREGGSGPTTLPDGQETAVKRLSRNTGHGPKQFDNEVLTLTKLQHRNLVRLLGGFMEAEEKILVYEYVQNTSLDNFPFGEPMKHMQLDWPVRFKLINGIARGILYLHEDSRLRIVHRDLKASNVLLDEDTNPKTSDFGTAKIFDTNQTQAKTFELWGLGKLVTGYHIPNGVRLLVNVWATSRDPSIWTNPLEFQPERFMSGSKYEHIDVKGTDLKLYHSEQAKEFALA; this is translated from the exons ATGGCCCATTCTATGGCCGACGCCACCGTCTTGGCTTGGTGCAGTGCAAGGGCGACATTGGCTAGAATAGCTGCAGGAAGTGCATCCATAATTCCACCCAACGAGTCGTCGGATACT CTCAGCTATTCCAACACCAACTTCTTTGGTCTCCTAAATTCTGATGATTATGGGACTTGGTATTGGACAAATGGTAAAGTGACAGATACTACAGCCTTCAACGCGAAGTTGGGGAGTCTGCTCAAGGATCTGACTTCTCAATCGACAACAGGGCCTTCAAGGTTCATGTTCGCTATGGGTAGCATCCCGTACACCGATCTACAGACGATCAATGGGCTGGTGCAGTGCACCGGGGACACCAGCCTCACTGATTGCAAGCAGTGTTTGAACAGCACCAGGTCAAAGATCCCAACGACTTGCAAAGACGCACACGGCTGCGAAATTGCCACGGGAAGTTGCCGTGTGAG CTTTGAGGAGAGCAGATGCGATGGATGGAGCAACACTCGACTTGGCTACTGTCAAAGCGCCACGGATGATTTTGCACTCAAAAATAAGCTTAGAGAGGGAGGATCCG GGCCAACAACCCTACCCGATGGTCAAGAAACAGCTGTAAAGAGGCTGTCACGCAATACAGGGCATGGTCCGAAGCAATTCGACAATGAGGTGCTGACACTCACCAAACTTCAACACAGAAATCTTGTCCGACTTTTAGGAGGCTTTATGGAAGCTGAAGAGAAGATACTCGTCTATGAGTATGTGCAGAACACAAGTCTCGACAATTTTCCCTTTG GAGAGCCAATGAAGCACATGCAATTGGATTGGCCAGTACGTTTCAAGCTCATAAATGGAATAGCCAGAGGGATTTTATATCTTCATGAAGATTCAAGGCTTAGAATTGTTCACAGGGATCTGAAAGCAAGTAATGTCTTATTAGATGAAGACACGAACCCCAAGACATCAGACTTCGGCACTGCAAAGATCTTCGACACAAACCAAACACAAGCCAAAACATTTGAATTGTGGGGACTCGGTAAATTG GTTACTGGCTACCACATCCCCAATGGTGTGCGTCTCTTGGTCAACGTCTGGGCTACCAGCCGGGACCCGAGCATATGGACCAATCCACTGGAGTTCCAGCCGGAGAGGTTCATGTCTGGATCCAAGTATGAGCACATAGATGTAAAGGGGACTGATTTGAAGTTATATCATTCAGAGCAGGCCAAAGAATTTGCCCTGGCATGA